One uncultured Gellertiella sp. genomic window carries:
- a CDS encoding Gfo/Idh/MocA family oxidoreductase, with translation MIGLGEVAQLIHLPILQRLEHQFALAGAYDPSPSVAAAIGHRWNIERLFSTPEEMIASPQIDAVLVMSPDQYHGRHARAALKAGKHVLIEKPCCLTPGDLDELNVTALTSGRVAMVGYMRRYAPAFVEAKARLPEASDITYVRVRDVICEGTWFFRQTDRVVTPQNDIPASLTDESRALRKAMIAEVCGSDAPSDHVTAYSVLTGLSSHSLSAMRDLLGVPQRVIAAQIKQGGTQITVLFDYGHFTALYECMIGDVVRFEAGFEINARTGRLAFEYPTPYIRNLPMTLDIQASTETDNVLTRIGPFYQDPFDAELRAFHDAAVGSGENRTPPAESKADLALFAAIIAAARR, from the coding sequence TTGATCGGCCTTGGCGAAGTGGCCCAACTTATCCATCTGCCAATCCTGCAGCGGCTGGAGCACCAGTTTGCGCTGGCTGGTGCCTATGACCCGTCTCCCTCGGTCGCTGCCGCGATCGGTCACCGCTGGAACATCGAACGGTTGTTTTCGACGCCCGAAGAGATGATAGCCTCCCCGCAGATCGATGCGGTGCTGGTGATGAGTCCGGACCAGTATCATGGTCGCCATGCCCGGGCCGCACTAAAGGCCGGCAAGCATGTCCTGATCGAGAAGCCGTGCTGCCTGACACCGGGGGACCTTGATGAACTCAATGTCACGGCTCTCACCTCCGGTCGCGTGGCCATGGTCGGCTACATGCGGCGCTATGCGCCGGCTTTTGTCGAGGCGAAAGCGCGCCTGCCGGAGGCAAGTGATATTACCTATGTGCGCGTCCGGGACGTCATCTGCGAGGGAACGTGGTTCTTTCGGCAGACTGACCGCGTCGTCACGCCGCAGAATGATATTCCTGCCTCCCTGACCGACGAAAGCCGCGCACTTCGCAAGGCGATGATCGCCGAGGTCTGCGGCAGCGATGCGCCATCCGATCACGTCACCGCCTATTCCGTGCTGACCGGCCTTTCGTCCCATTCATTGTCTGCCATGCGCGATCTTCTGGGCGTGCCCCAGCGCGTTATCGCCGCGCAGATCAAGCAAGGCGGCACGCAAATCACCGTGCTGTTCGACTACGGTCATTTCACGGCGCTTTACGAATGCATGATTGGCGACGTGGTGCGCTTTGAGGCCGGGTTCGAAATCAACGCCAGAACCGGACGTCTCGCCTTCGAATATCCGACACCCTACATCCGGAATCTGCCCATGACGCTTGATATCCAGGCGTCGACCGAGACGGACAACGTGCTCACCAGGATCGGTCCATTCTACCAGGACCCTTTCGACGCCGAGCTCCGCGCCTTTCACGATGCCGCAGTCGGCAGCGGCGAGAACCGGACGCCGCCTGCGGAGTCCAAAGCCGATTTGGCACTGTTTGCCGCCATTATCGCCGCCGCCAGGCGATGA
- a CDS encoding AAA family ATPase produces the protein MADPYFFQSLGLTGFRAYLQPKTFDFSKKRCLAIFAPNGSGKSSVIDALEFILSKDGTLERLGQRAINNQAGPMALAHNLAEEAKIIPTVAISVISGKDITNGNRAAGGAKRPIPAVATTLNTCFAVPPVIRGHALRTFVEIHTPEQRYADVANWLQLGPLVDVQKNLRSLRTQIKTAAEDETALQRVDSQLAKETTQAVKSWNAVTVLSHANTLILAPLDPALGLAALTALDPAYVELETRAKAEENKIGLAGLRQIRSAAAGLWLETRDADSGEIAVSGAIPTFDTAVARLATAESKEAEEHDMAAGTVFQALWKAAEPLFAEGAPAPDVCPVCITPITDTAAGSPEAIRDHVAKHLEELADYAAAKKTRDNAKTAATTAHTQLVSYLPGLIGLLGDGEAAFKSDLVAYQASVAGWPKSPAPASAGIVALIAKLLAAIDKTISDIEAKQGDHTYLKAKSKIDRLLELEGERKLARRTSKELGMLSEALTAQAATISAEIRKKVQALLDKLQTPMNDIYKMIQGAGAKPIRLELPGEEDSNQQRLNLLIDFAANRTGVQPGGYLSDSQIHSVALALRMAAIKQFNAGAPIIALDDIVTSYDADHRRTIAALIATTFGDCQILITTHDERFFNYLKDQLEAKNWHFTRIIGLDPAYGPRFADHKVSDEMIEARWADGQSAANEMRQAEEEWLLGICRDFGVSVRIRPLEKAYSYERSELASALGGFLKDAKLEPALVPGVNNRFLASLATGTIENFGSHFQDVPYGDGSIGDEKTRWEEFKTFRSQFACKKCSRTKFQRPLALKKPVCAHGGCEAQFEFAAAGAA, from the coding sequence ATGGCTGATCCCTATTTTTTCCAGTCGTTGGGCCTGACTGGCTTCCGGGCCTATCTCCAGCCGAAGACTTTCGATTTCAGCAAAAAGCGGTGCCTAGCGATCTTCGCGCCTAATGGCAGCGGCAAATCCAGCGTAATCGATGCACTTGAGTTCATTTTGTCCAAGGACGGAACACTTGAACGGTTGGGGCAGCGTGCCATCAACAATCAGGCGGGGCCAATGGCTTTGGCGCACAATCTAGCCGAGGAAGCGAAGATCATTCCGACCGTGGCGATCAGCGTCATCTCAGGCAAGGATATCACGAACGGCAATCGTGCGGCAGGAGGTGCAAAACGTCCGATTCCGGCGGTGGCGACCACCCTCAACACCTGCTTTGCGGTGCCGCCGGTCATTCGTGGCCACGCGCTCCGTACCTTTGTTGAAATCCACACTCCCGAGCAGCGTTACGCAGATGTCGCCAACTGGCTGCAACTCGGCCCGCTGGTCGATGTGCAGAAGAACCTTCGTTCATTGCGCACGCAGATCAAGACCGCGGCCGAAGACGAGACGGCGCTCCAACGCGTTGATAGCCAGCTCGCCAAGGAGACGACCCAAGCGGTCAAATCCTGGAATGCAGTGACGGTTCTCTCCCATGCCAATACGCTGATCCTTGCGCCGCTTGATCCCGCGCTCGGCCTTGCAGCCCTGACTGCACTTGATCCCGCCTATGTCGAATTGGAAACGCGCGCCAAGGCAGAGGAAAACAAGATTGGACTCGCCGGTTTGCGGCAAATCCGCAGCGCGGCGGCTGGCTTGTGGCTGGAGACGAGGGACGCCGATAGTGGGGAGATCGCCGTCAGCGGCGCAATTCCGACATTCGATACCGCCGTCGCGAGGCTGGCGACGGCTGAAAGCAAAGAAGCCGAGGAGCACGACATGGCGGCCGGAACGGTATTTCAGGCATTGTGGAAAGCCGCTGAACCGCTTTTCGCTGAAGGTGCGCCTGCACCGGACGTTTGCCCGGTCTGCATCACACCGATCACCGACACGGCGGCAGGTAGCCCAGAGGCGATCCGAGACCATGTCGCCAAACATCTCGAAGAACTGGCCGACTACGCAGCCGCCAAGAAGACGCGCGACAATGCCAAGACGGCGGCGACCACGGCCCATACCCAATTGGTGTCATACCTGCCGGGGTTGATTGGCCTGCTCGGCGATGGTGAAGCGGCGTTCAAATCCGATCTCGTCGCCTATCAAGCAAGCGTCGCCGGCTGGCCGAAGAGCCCAGCGCCTGCGTCGGCTGGCATTGTTGCCTTGATCGCCAAATTGCTCGCCGCGATTGATAAAACCATTTCCGACATCGAGGCGAAGCAAGGAGATCATACCTATCTCAAGGCCAAGTCGAAGATTGATCGCCTGCTGGAGCTAGAGGGCGAACGGAAGCTGGCGCGGCGGACAAGCAAGGAGTTGGGGATGCTGTCTGAGGCACTGACGGCGCAGGCAGCAACGATCTCGGCCGAGATCCGCAAGAAGGTCCAGGCGCTGCTCGACAAGCTCCAGACGCCGATGAACGACATCTATAAGATGATTCAGGGCGCCGGGGCCAAGCCGATCCGGCTGGAGCTGCCGGGAGAAGAGGATAGCAACCAACAGCGCCTCAACCTGCTGATCGATTTTGCAGCGAACCGGACAGGTGTGCAGCCGGGCGGATATTTGAGCGACTCCCAGATCCATTCTGTGGCGCTGGCGCTGCGCATGGCCGCGATCAAGCAGTTCAATGCCGGCGCGCCCATCATCGCGCTGGACGATATCGTCACGTCTTACGACGCCGATCATCGCCGCACCATTGCCGCGCTGATAGCTACCACGTTCGGTGACTGCCAGATTCTGATTACGACCCATGACGAGCGGTTCTTCAATTATCTGAAGGATCAGCTTGAAGCGAAGAACTGGCACTTCACCCGGATCATCGGCCTTGATCCGGCCTATGGACCCCGATTCGCCGACCACAAGGTCAGCGACGAGATGATCGAGGCCCGTTGGGCGGACGGGCAGTCGGCGGCCAATGAGATGCGCCAGGCCGAAGAGGAATGGCTGCTCGGCATATGCCGGGATTTCGGAGTCAGTGTTCGTATCCGCCCGCTGGAGAAGGCCTATTCCTACGAGCGCAGCGAGTTGGCGTCCGCACTTGGCGGTTTTCTCAAGGACGCCAAGTTGGAACCGGCGCTGGTGCCGGGCGTCAACAATCGTTTCCTCGCGAGCCTTGCGACCGGCACCATCGAAAACTTTGGGAGCCATTTTCAGGACGTCCCTTATGGAGACGGCTCGATCGGCGACGAAAAGACCCGCTGGGAGGAGTTCAAGACGTTCCGCAGCCAGTTCGCCTGCAAGAAATGCAGCCGCACGAAATTCCAGCGCCCCCTGGCACTGAAGAAGCCGGTATGCGCGCATGGCGGGTGTGAGGCCCAATTTGAGTTCGCAGCAGCAGGAGCGGCATAA